One stretch of Narcine bancroftii isolate sNarBan1 chromosome 8, sNarBan1.hap1, whole genome shotgun sequence DNA includes these proteins:
- the LOC138740996 gene encoding uncharacterized protein: MISLGSVLIKKHGRTHKMDPLVERGELIHMNQNYVFVMFPDGREDSVSMRDLAPAEEEPAEEEEEEAEEPQTNPIDVPSASLQAPTPLSAAPQMMNATPLGTPNPPSIPTTPSRSTPLSAQTTHPPSEVPKDAETNIPWTCEQYQDYFKGVECNDTLWYIGWPRDTAPSLKTSDHQVDPEGPWYNAEIPTVCSLSSPGITL; encoded by the coding sequence ATGATCTCACTGGgctcagtgctgatcaagaagcaTGGCCGAACGCATAAGATGGATCCACTGGTCGAGAGGGGAGAGCTGATCCACATGAACCAGAACTACGTGTTTGTGATGTTCCCTGATGGGAGGGAGGACTCTGTCTCCAtgagggacctggcaccagctgaAGAAGAACCGgccgaagaagaagaggaagaagcagaagaaccCCAGACCAACCCAATCGATGTACCATCGGCATCCCTCCAAGCACCAACACCCCTCTCAGCCGCACCACAGATGATGAATGCCACCCCCCTGGGGACACCCAACCCACCCAGTATACCCACAACACCCAGCCGATCAACTCCCCTCTCAGCACAAACCACGCACCCTCCCTCGGAGGTCCCAAAGGATGCAGAAACCAATATACCCTGGACATGTGAGCAATACCAGGACTATTTTAAAGGGGTTGAATGTAATGATACACTGTGGTACATCGGGTGGCCTAGAGACACAGCACCCAGCCTAAAGACATCTGACCACCAGGTGGacccagagggcccatggtataatgCTGAGATCCCAACTGTgtgctctctctcttcccccggGATCACACTGTAA